The Babylonia areolata isolate BAREFJ2019XMU chromosome 17, ASM4173473v1, whole genome shotgun sequence genome has a window encoding:
- the LOC143291432 gene encoding uncharacterized protein LOC143291432 isoform X2, which produces MMESNMLMVQTAVWCVCFMTALGYNITSCPYNRLQISETQDAVLTCSGITHNTMVWRVNHTDGTVLQIGTCTKSNGQCSVTNSDYSLSITPQNSTSQLTITGNHRTRIAGTVQCAGLSGGNMVDPATCDVQVVYTSYTITNCRTAVNTTDWTVSGSCDVDKIYASDDGYWCSWWFIPNVGTQTPFPGQMTLTSSFTDSTGQEYHTATCSFTGQPLLSDDASPKDLPQLHNCPDDIIEGDDDTCECRASPSEPSALVSWFRQWSCCQQHINTTADQCTRVTGWSDLHVQSVLGWIRSQACENNSVHS; this is translated from the exons ATGATGGAAAGCAACATGTTGATGGTGCAGACtgctgtctggtgtgtctgtttcATGACGGCTTTGG GTTACAACATTACCTCCTGTCCTTACAACAGACTACAGATCAGTGAAACTCAAGACGCTGTTTTGACCTGCAGTGGTATAACACATAACACCATGGTGTGGAGGGTAAACCATACAGACGGTACAGTGTTACAGATTGGCACGTGTACCAAGTCAAATGGACAGTGCAGTGTCACAAACAGTGACTACAGCTTAAGCATCACCCCACAGAACAGTACCAGTCAGCTGACCATCACAGGGAACCACAGGACCAGGATTGCTGGCACAGTGCAGTGTGCAGGACTGAGTGGTGGAAACATGGTGGACCCTGCAACGTGTGATGTACAAGTTGTGT aCACATCCTACACCATAACCAACTGCAGGACAGCAGTGAACACCACAGACTGGACAGTGTCTGGGTCATGTGACGTGGACAAGATCTACGCCTCTGATGATGGGTATTGGTGTTCATGGTGGTTCATTCCAAATGTTGGG actcaaACCCCTTTCCCAGGACAAATGACACTGACGTCATCATTcacagacagcacaggacaggaatacCACACAGCAACGTGTTCCTTCACTGGTCAGCCATTGCTCTCTGATGATG CATCCCCAAAGGACCTCCCTCAGTTACACAACTGTCCAGATGACATCATAGAGGGTGATGACGATACCTGTGAATGTCGGGCCTCTCCCTCTGAACCATCTGCCCTGGTGTCATGGTTCAGGCAGTGGTCATGCTGTCAGCAACACATCAACACTACAGCTGACCAATGTACCCGGGTCACTGGATGGTCAGATCTACACGTGCAGTCAGTACTGGGGTGGATTCGCAGCCAGGCATGTGAAAACAACAGTGTACACAGTTAA
- the LOC143291784 gene encoding uncharacterized protein LOC143291784 yields MVSSHEMTVPTIMQQCQLSSSQLTTDSPSTNSPSTNSPKDDSSEKGLAVTVGGAVGGVAVVIIVVLAVVIVVLWKRIREPRYAKTTPRGQQDDDHTYTEMDNYEQINPPAPTATQNERSTVEQHQYENTAGSEDSQQHLPAGNTSTGRQERSSAGHYEIEPETSEPTTSSQDYENTKNTE; encoded by the exons ATGGTCTCTTCTCATGAGATGACGGTACCGACCATTATGCAACAATGTCAGCTGTCGTCCTCTCAGC TGACCACAGACAGTCCCAGCACCAACAGTCCCAGCACCAACAGTCCCAAGGACGACAGCAGTGAAAAAGGTCTGGCAGTCACGGTGGGTGGAGCAGTGGGCGGGGTTgccgttgtcatcatcgttgttttggccgtcgtcatcgtcgtcctgTGGAAGAGAATAC GTGAACCCAGGTACGCTAAAACCACCCCGCGGGGACAGCAGGACGATGACCACACCTACACAGAGATGGACAACTATGAGCAGATCAACCCTCCTg caccAACGGCCACACAGAATGAACGGAGCACCGTGGAACAGCACCAGTATGAAAACACAGCTGGTTCTGAAGACAGCCAGCAACATCTGCCTGCTGGAAATACGTCCACGGGAAGACAAGAGAGGTCGTCTGCCGGACATTACGAAATCGAACCTGAAACCAGTGAGCCAACGACGTCCTCTCAGGACTATGAAAACACCAAGAACACTGAGTAA
- the LOC143291432 gene encoding uncharacterized protein LOC143291432 isoform X1, whose amino-acid sequence MMESNMLMVQTAVWCVCFMTALGYNITSCPYNRLQISETQDAVLTCSGITHNTMVWRVNHTDGTVLQIGTCTKSNGQCSVTNSDYSLSITPQNSTSQLTITGNHRTRIAGTVQCAGLSGGNMVDPATCDVQVVYTSYTITNCRTAVNTTDWTVSGSCDVDKIYASDDGYWCSWWFIPNVGTQTPFPGQMTLTSSFTDSTGQEYHTATCSFTGQPLLSDDGLYFLWIDPGDSPGYEHYVQDLNITSPKDLPQLHNCPDDIIEGDDDTCECRASPSEPSALVSWFRQWSCCQQHINTTADQCTRVTGWSDLHVQSVLGWIRSQACENNSVHS is encoded by the exons ATGATGGAAAGCAACATGTTGATGGTGCAGACtgctgtctggtgtgtctgtttcATGACGGCTTTGG GTTACAACATTACCTCCTGTCCTTACAACAGACTACAGATCAGTGAAACTCAAGACGCTGTTTTGACCTGCAGTGGTATAACACATAACACCATGGTGTGGAGGGTAAACCATACAGACGGTACAGTGTTACAGATTGGCACGTGTACCAAGTCAAATGGACAGTGCAGTGTCACAAACAGTGACTACAGCTTAAGCATCACCCCACAGAACAGTACCAGTCAGCTGACCATCACAGGGAACCACAGGACCAGGATTGCTGGCACAGTGCAGTGTGCAGGACTGAGTGGTGGAAACATGGTGGACCCTGCAACGTGTGATGTACAAGTTGTGT aCACATCCTACACCATAACCAACTGCAGGACAGCAGTGAACACCACAGACTGGACAGTGTCTGGGTCATGTGACGTGGACAAGATCTACGCCTCTGATGATGGGTATTGGTGTTCATGGTGGTTCATTCCAAATGTTGGG actcaaACCCCTTTCCCAGGACAAATGACACTGACGTCATCATTcacagacagcacaggacaggaatacCACACAGCAACGTGTTCCTTCACTGGTCAGCCATTGCTCTCTGATGATGGTTTGTATTTCCTGTGGATTGATCCTGGAGACAGTCCTGGTTATGAGCACTATGTACAGGATCTTaatataa CATCCCCAAAGGACCTCCCTCAGTTACACAACTGTCCAGATGACATCATAGAGGGTGATGACGATACCTGTGAATGTCGGGCCTCTCCCTCTGAACCATCTGCCCTGGTGTCATGGTTCAGGCAGTGGTCATGCTGTCAGCAACACATCAACACTACAGCTGACCAATGTACCCGGGTCACTGGATGGTCAGATCTACACGTGCAGTCAGTACTGGGGTGGATTCGCAGCCAGGCATGTGAAAACAACAGTGTACACAGTTAA